The Pseudoalteromonas luteoviolacea DNA window CCATGCCTTCAACCGTATTCGCTGTGACTTGATAGTTAAAATTGATCTCCTGTCTACCCAACTTTGGGTGTGAGACGGTACGTTTACTGGGTAAGCTGGCAAGCCTAATCCATGGTAGGGATTCAAGCTCTTTTGGTGTTTTTGGGCGCGGATTATTTTTCAAAAATGCAGGGGAGCAGGTGAGCTTTCGCTTTATATCGCCTAGTTTTTTACTTTTTAATTCGCTATTTGGTAGGTCGCCAAGGCGAATCGCAATATCTATTCCTTTCTCTACCAAGTTCTCATACACATCGCTAAAGTGAAAGTTGACCTCTAACTTCGGGTGTTGCTCGCAGAATTCTGCTAGTACTCGAGTATAGTGAGAGCGTATAAGCACAGTCGGTAAACTGATAGTGACCCTGCCAGATAACGTATTTTGCTGAGCACTGATATCAGATAGGCCTTGCTCAACAGTTTTTAACATGTTTGTGCTCATTTTGAATAACTGCTGCCCTTGCTCTGTTAACGAGAGCTTTCTGGTTGAGCGGTACAGTAAAGCCGTATCGAGCTTTGTTTCGAGCAAAGTAATGTGATAGCTGATCACTGAGGGTGACAAGTTAAGTGCACGCGCCGCTCCCCGAAAAGACCCTTGCTCTACAACGGTTGAAAAAATGGCGATGCTTTTGAGTTCATCAATCATATTGAGTAAGTTTTTAGAACAGTGATATTAATTTATACCATCTAATAAAATTTAATACAGGGGTATACACT harbors:
- a CDS encoding LysR family transcriptional regulator produces the protein MIDELKSIAIFSTVVEQGSFRGAARALNLSPSVISYHITLLETKLDTALLYRSTRKLSLTEQGQQLFKMSTNMLKTVEQGLSDISAQQNTLSGRVTISLPTVLIRSHYTRVLAEFCEQHPKLEVNFHFSDVYENLVEKGIDIAIRLGDLPNSELKSKKLGDIKRKLTCSPAFLKNNPRPKTPKELESLPWIRLASLPSKRTVSHPKLGRQEINFNYQVTANTVEGMAQLCIEGLGIATPADFLVDQALRDNKLIELLPGWQVTPIPAYAIWPNNVTKKSATIAMVAHLAKAIT